The following proteins come from a genomic window of Sorex araneus isolate mSorAra2 chromosome 1, mSorAra2.pri, whole genome shotgun sequence:
- the ADGRA2 gene encoding adhesion G protein-coupled receptor A2 isoform X1: MRAGAGRMRGAPGRLLPPLLLLLLAPGLRAPPGCPVPVRGCKCSSERPKGPGGAPNPARRRVVCGGGDLPEPPAPGLLPNGTVTLLLSNNRISGLRNGSFLGLALLEKLDLRNNVISTVQPGAFRGLGELRRLDLSNNRIGCLASGTFQGLPRLLRLNVSGNIFSSLPPGVFQELPALKVVDLGTEFLTCDCRLRWLLPWARGRSLQLSERTLCAFPTALRAQALGGLQESQLRCEGALELHTHHLIPSLRQVVFQGDRLPFQCSASYLGNDTRIRWYHNRALVEGDEQAGILLAESLIHDCTFITSELTLSHIGVWASGEWECSVSTAQGNASRKVEIVVLETSASYCPAERVANNRGDFRWPRTLAGITAYQSCLQYPFSSVPLSGGAPGTQASRRCDRAGRWEPGDYSHCLYTNDITRVLYTFVLMPINASNALTLAHQLRVYTAEAASFSDMMDVVYVAQMIQKFLGYVDQIKELVEVMVDMASNLMLVDEHLLWLAQREDKACSGIVGALERIAGAALSPHAQHISVNSRNVALEAYLIKPHSYVGLTCTAFQRREAVAPEPEPPGDQQLRFRCTTGRPNISLSAFHIKNSVALASIQLPPSLFSPLPAALAPPEPPDCTLQLLVFRNGRLFRSLGNTSRPGPAGPGRRRGVATPVIFAGTSGCGVGNLTEPVAVSLRHWAEGAEPVAAWWSQEGPAGPGGWSSEGCQLRSSQPNASSLHCQHLGSVAVLMELSAFPREVGSSGAGLHPVVYPGTALLLLCLFSTIITYILNYSSIHVSRKGWHMLLNLCFHMAMTSAVFAGGITLTNYRVLCQVVGITLHYSSLSTLLWMGVKARVLHKELTWRAPPAQEGDSAPPAPRPMLRFYLMAGGIPLIICGITAAVNIHNYRDHSPYCWLAWRPSLGAFFVPVALILLITWIYFLCAGLRLRGPLAQNRAPPGPGRLRGPGALPGEAGAAPPGPPEGADGPCSPGAQLGALVTTHFLYLALWACGALAVSPRWLPRVVCGCLYGAAASALGLFVFTHHCARRRDVRAAWRGRWPAGPPGLKPPAGAAPCKLTNLQLARGPPADPEDPADPVDPAPPRAARRAPRTRARAPPAPSDGSDSSAGPPAAGLNGGPRSARDEDGAASRAGLWKSETTV; the protein is encoded by the exons GCTCCTGAGCAACAACAGGATCAGCGGGCTCCGAAACGGCTCCTTCCTGGGACTCGCGCTGCTGGAGAAGCT GGACCTGAGGAACAACGTCATCAGCACGGTGCAGCCCGGCGCCTTCCGGGGCCTGGGGGAGCTTAGGCGCCT AGATCTCTCCAACAACAGGATCGGCTGCCTCGCCTCCGGCACCTTCCAGGGCCTCCCCAGGCTTCTGCGACT aaatgtctctgggaACATCTTCTCCAGCCTGCCGCCCGGGGTCTTCCAGGAGCTGCCGGCCCTGAAGGTCGT GGACCTGGGCACCGAGTTCCTGACCTGTGACTGCCGCCTGCGGTGGCTGCTGCCCTGGGCCCGGGGCCGTTCCCTGCAGCTGTCAGAGCGCACGCTCTGCGCCTTCCCCACCGCCCTGCGCGCCCAGGCCCTGGGCGGCCTCCAGGAGAGTCAGCTGCGCTGTG AGGGTGCCCTCGAGCTGCACACGCACCACCTCATCCCATCCCTGCGCCAAGTGGTGTTCCAGGGGGACCGGCTGCCTTTCCAGTGCTCGGCCAGCTACCTGGGCAACGACACCCGCATCCGCTGGTACCACAAccgggccctggtggagggagatGAGCAGGCGGGCATCCTCCTGGCCGAGAGCCTCATCCACGACTGCACCTTCATTACCAG TGAGCTGACGCTGTCTCACATCGGCGTGTGGGCCTCGGGCGAGTGGGAGTGCTCCGTGTCCACGGCCCAGGGCAACGCCAGCAGGAAGGTGGAGATCGTGGTGCTGGAGACGTCGGCCTCCTACTGCCCGGCTGAGCGCGTGGCCAACAACCGCGGCGACTTCAG GTGGCCTCGCACTCTGGCTGGCATCACGGCCTACCAGTCCTGCCTGCAGTACCCCTTCAGCTCGGTGCCCCTGAGCGGGGGCGCCCCTGGCACCCAGGCCTCTCGCCGCTGTGACCGCGCGGGCCGCTGGGAGCCTGGCGACTACTCGCACTGCCTGTACACCAACGATATCACCCGCGTGCTCTACACCTTCGTGCTG ATGCCCATAAACGCCTCCAACGCGCTGACCCTGGCGCACCAGCTGCGCGTGTACACGGCCGAGGCCGCCAGCTTCTCGGACATGATGGACGTGGTCTATGTGGCTCAGATGATCCAGAAATTCCTGGGCTATGTCGACCAGATCAAAGAG ctggtggaggtgatggtggacaTGGCCAGCAACCTGATGCTGGTGGACGAGCACTTGCTGTGGCTGGCCCAGCGCGAGGACAAGGCCTGCAGCGGCATCGTGGGGGCCCTGGAGCGCATTGCAGGGGCCGCCCTGAGCCCCCACGCCCAGCACATCTCGGTG AACTCCAGGAACGTGGCGCTGGAGGCCTACCTCATCAAGCCGCACAGCTACGTGGGCCTGACCTGCACGGCCTTCCAGCGGCGGGAagcagtggcccctgagcccgaGCCCCCCGGGGACCAGCAGCTCCGCTTCCGCTGCACCACAGGGCGGCCCAACATCTCCCTGTCGGCCTTCCACATCAAG AACAGCGTGGCCCTGGCCTCCATCCAGCTGCCGCCCAGCCTGTTCTCGCCCCTGCCAGCGGCACTGGCGCCCCCCGAGCCTCCCGACTGCACCCTGCAGCTGCTCGTCTTCCGCAATGGCCGCCTCTTCCGCAGCCTCGGCAACacctcccggcccggccctgcgggGCCCGGCAGGAGGCGAGGGGTGGCCACCCCGGTCATCTTTGCCGGAACCA GCGGCTGCGGCGTGGGGAACCTGACGGAGCCGGTGGCCGTCTCTCTGCGGCACTGGGCTGAGGGAGCTGAGCCTGTGGCCGCCTGGTGGAGCCAGGAGGGGCCAgcggggccagggggctggagctccGAGGGCTGCCAGCTCCGCTCCAGCCAGCCCAATGCCAGCTCCCTGCACTGCCAGCACCTGGGCAGCGTGGCCGTGCTCATG GAGCTGAGCGCCTTCCCCCGGGAGGTGGGGAGCTCGGGGGCAGGGCTGCACCCCGTGGTGTACCCCGGCACTGCCCTGCTCCTGCTCTGTCTCTTCTCCACCATCATCACCTACATCCTCAACTACAG CTCCATCCACGTGTCCCGGAAGGGCTGGCACATGCTCCTAAACCTGTGCTTCCACATGGCCATGACCTCTGCCGTCTTTGCCGGAGGCATCACGCTCACCAACTACCGGGTGCTCTGCCAGGTG GTGGGCATCACCCTGCACTACTCCTCGCTGTCCACGCTGCTCTGGATGGGCGTGAAGGCCCGGGTCCTCCACAAGGAGCTCACCTGGAGGGCGCCCCCTGCCCAGGAGGGGGACTCagcacccccggccccccggcccatGCTCCG GTTCTATCTGATGGCCGGAGGGATCCCACTCATCATCTGCGGCATCACAGCAGCGGTCAACATCCACAACTACCGGGACCACAGCCCCTA CTGCTGGCTGGCGTGGCGGCCGAGCCTGGGCGCCTTCTTCGTGCCGGTGGCTCTGATCCTTCTCATCACCTGGATCTACTTCCTGTGCGCGGGGCTGCGGCTGCGGGGCCCCCTGGCCCAGAACAGGGCgcccccgggcccgggccggctgcggggccccggggccctcccGGGCGAGGCGGGCGcggcgccccccgggcccccagagGGCGCGGACGGGCCCTGCTCGCCCGGGGCGCAGCTGGGCGCGCTGGTGACCACGCACTTCCTCTACCTGGCGCTGTGGGCGTGCGGGGCGCTGGCCGTATCCCCGCGCTGGCTGCCCCGCGTGGTGTGCGGCTGCCTGTACGGCGCGGCCGCCTCGGCTCTCGGCCTCTTCGTCTTCACGCACCACTGCGCGCGGCGCCGGGACGTGCGCGCCGCCTGGCGCGGCCGCTGGCCCGCGGGACCCCCGGGCCTGAAGCCCCCCGCGGGCGCGGCGCCCTGCAAGCTCACCAACCTGCAGCTGGCGCGGGGCCCGCCCGCCGACCCCGAGGACCCCGCCGACCCCGTGGACCCCGCgccgccgcgcgccgcccgccgcgcgccccgcacccgcgcccgcgccccgcccgcgccctccGACGGCAGCGACAGCAGCGCCGGCCCGCCCGCTGCTGGCCTCAACGGCGGCCCCCGGAGCGCCAGGGACGAGGACGGGGCGGCCAGCAGGGCGGGGCTGTGGAAGAGCGAGACCACCGTGTAG